A genomic segment from Halobellus litoreus encodes:
- a CDS encoding MATE family efflux transporter: protein MSLLDRIDSLLKGPEELNLTSGGIAKPLFYLSLPIVITNLLQTAYNLADTFWLGQFSTEALAAISFAFPMVFLLISLGMGLSVAGSVLVAQHIGADEEDEAEYAASQTVAFSIIGSIILGFFGYFAVGPFIGFLGASPAVHPLATGYMQVISAGMPFMFGFFVFIALMRGYGDTVTPMLVMFGSVVLNIAIDPILIFGFDSNPLFGMLGMRGLEATLLAATGYTGSGITGAAIATVFSRALAFIVGIAVMLQGVRGVMIHPSQMRPNFAYLRQLLDIGLPASVEVTGRSLSVNLLLLVVGMFPTTVVASFGIGVRVFSVIFLPAIAVARGVETMTGQNIGAEKPERAGAAADFAAKTMFVVLTAMGAIALFAAEPIVAVFTNDPAVIEEGGNFLRYVAPSFGFIGVMRAYTGSFRGAGRTLTAAAISVIMLGLIRIPVAYGASLSWGAEGIWLAFPISNVAGALIAFAWYRRGSWQTGSVRRPTPADD, encoded by the coding sequence ATGAGCCTCCTCGATCGGATCGATTCGTTGCTAAAGGGACCCGAGGAATTGAACCTGACGAGCGGGGGAATCGCCAAGCCGCTGTTTTATCTCTCGCTGCCGATCGTCATCACGAACCTGCTCCAGACGGCCTACAACCTCGCGGACACGTTCTGGCTGGGGCAGTTCAGCACGGAAGCACTGGCGGCGATCAGTTTCGCCTTCCCGATGGTGTTTCTCCTGATCTCCCTCGGGATGGGCCTCTCGGTCGCCGGAAGCGTGCTCGTCGCCCAGCACATCGGGGCGGACGAGGAGGATGAAGCCGAGTACGCCGCGTCCCAGACGGTCGCGTTCTCGATCATCGGTTCGATCATCCTCGGGTTCTTCGGCTACTTCGCCGTCGGCCCGTTCATCGGTTTCCTCGGTGCGTCGCCCGCGGTGCACCCGCTCGCGACGGGGTATATGCAGGTGATCTCGGCCGGGATGCCGTTTATGTTCGGCTTCTTCGTGTTCATCGCCCTGATGCGCGGGTACGGCGACACCGTCACGCCGATGTTGGTGATGTTCGGCTCCGTCGTCCTGAACATCGCGATCGATCCGATCCTCATCTTCGGATTCGACAGCAACCCGCTGTTCGGAATGCTCGGAATGCGCGGTCTCGAGGCGACGCTGCTCGCGGCGACGGGGTACACCGGTTCCGGGATCACCGGCGCGGCGATTGCGACGGTGTTCTCCCGGGCGCTGGCCTTCATCGTCGGCATCGCGGTGATGCTGCAGGGCGTTCGCGGGGTGATGATCCATCCGAGTCAGATGCGACCGAACTTCGCTTACCTCCGTCAACTGCTCGACATCGGCCTGCCGGCCTCCGTCGAGGTGACCGGCCGCTCGCTCTCGGTGAACCTGCTGCTCCTAGTGGTCGGGATGTTCCCGACGACCGTGGTGGCCTCGTTCGGGATCGGCGTCCGCGTCTTCTCGGTCATCTTCCTCCCCGCAATCGCAGTCGCTCGGGGTGTCGAAACGATGACCGGCCAGAACATCGGCGCGGAGAAGCCAGAGCGCGCCGGGGCGGCAGCGGACTTCGCTGCAAAGACGATGTTCGTCGTCCTCACGGCTATGGGCGCGATCGCGCTGTTCGCCGCCGAACCCATCGTGGCGGTCTTCACCAACGATCCGGCGGTAATCGAGGAAGGCGGCAACTTCCTGCGATACGTCGCGCCGAGTTTCGGATTCATCGGCGTGATGCGGGCTTACACGGGAAGCTTTCGGGGAGCAGGCAGGACACTCACCGCTGCCGCAATATCGGTCATAATGCTGGGACTCATTCGGATTCCCGTCGCCTACGGCGCCTCGCTCAGTTGGGGGGCAGAGGGAATCTGGCTGGCGTTCCCAATCTCCAACGTCGCGGGCGCGCTCATCGCCTTCGCGTGGTACCGTCGAGGCTCCTGGCAGACCGGATCCGTCCGTCGTCCGACCCCGGCCGACGACTGA
- a CDS encoding amidohydrolase family protein produces the protein MSQPDTASRRADELNSYHVVDCDCHYMESFTDVAEYMDEPWKTKFEGSNFDEKGAKQNLSSFFPFSTGDRQAHGKITREHSSYPDSPETPERIREGMSSIGVDETLLISHLILAGAGTTADDTRQSAFAKAYVEYMSEEVLDPDDGIYGLAPIPYADIDASLEILDRIEGTEEYAGACFVTAGATPPLGNRKYDPLYERCEDMGLPAVFHTGGAGLDEYVRGGYQEMLETHTLGFLESNMSQIVSLVVQGVPEKFPDLDVAFMESGVTYLPSLITRLDEEYLKRPEEAPLLEKEPGEYITDFYYGTQPLEVSADPEFLEKCVDMVGPEQLLYASDYPHWDYDRPTTVIDLPFLSEDEKRGILSENAAEVFGL, from the coding sequence ATGTCCCAGCCGGACACTGCGTCTCGGAGAGCCGATGAGCTGAATTCGTATCACGTCGTTGACTGCGACTGCCACTATATGGAGTCGTTCACTGACGTCGCGGAGTACATGGACGAACCCTGGAAGACCAAGTTCGAGGGAAGTAACTTCGACGAGAAGGGCGCCAAACAAAACCTGAGTTCGTTCTTCCCGTTCTCGACCGGTGATCGACAGGCACACGGCAAGATCACGCGCGAACACTCCTCGTACCCCGATTCCCCGGAAACTCCGGAGCGGATCCGCGAGGGGATGTCTTCCATCGGTGTCGACGAGACGCTTCTCATCTCGCATCTGATTCTGGCCGGAGCCGGGACGACGGCGGACGATACGCGGCAGTCGGCCTTCGCGAAGGCGTACGTCGAATATATGAGCGAAGAAGTGCTCGATCCCGACGACGGCATCTACGGGCTGGCCCCGATTCCGTACGCCGACATCGACGCGTCGCTGGAAATCCTCGACCGTATCGAGGGTACAGAGGAGTACGCCGGAGCGTGTTTCGTCACGGCCGGGGCCACGCCACCGCTCGGCAACCGAAAGTACGACCCGCTGTACGAGCGCTGCGAGGATATGGGGTTGCCGGCGGTGTTCCACACCGGGGGGGCCGGCCTCGACGAGTACGTCCGCGGCGGCTATCAGGAGATGCTGGAGACGCACACGCTGGGGTTCCTCGAGTCGAATATGTCCCAGATCGTCAGTCTAGTGGTCCAGGGCGTCCCCGAGAAGTTCCCCGATCTCGACGTCGCGTTTATGGAGTCCGGGGTGACGTATCTCCCCTCCCTCATCACCCGCCTCGACGAGGAGTACCTCAAGCGCCCCGAAGAGGCTCCGCTCCTCGAAAAGGAACCGGGCGAGTACATCACCGACTTCTACTACGGAACGCAACCGCTGGAGGTGTCGGCCGATCCGGAGTTCTTAGAGAAGTGCGTGGATATGGTCGGCCCGGAGCAACTGCTGTACGCTTCCGACTACCCACACTGGGACTACGACCGCCCCACGACGGTCATCGACCTGCCGTTCCTCTCGGAGGACGAAAAGCGCGGTATCCTCTCCGAGAACGCCGCCGAGGTGTTCGGCCTATGA
- a CDS encoding DUF7120 family protein has product MPIVEVTLPDELLSEFEQLVDEEFVTEEQAVEELLSMGIDAYNVEVVDDSEPGDDFMDGAENNLFDTASDPGGLDDDRL; this is encoded by the coding sequence ATGCCAATCGTCGAAGTCACGCTCCCGGACGAACTGCTGAGCGAGTTCGAACAGTTAGTCGACGAGGAGTTCGTAACCGAGGAACAGGCCGTCGAAGAGCTGCTGAGTATGGGTATCGACGCCTACAACGTCGAAGTCGTCGACGACAGCGAGCCCGGTGACGACTTTATGGACGGCGCGGAGAACAACCTCTTCGACACCGCTTCCGACCCGGGCGGTCTCGACGACGATCGACTGTAA
- the rdfA gene encoding rod-determining factor RdfA, with protein sequence MTENSDPTRSKVGRLLKSHEMTAVGQELEDRWLGDGYESQSLRSLADWFNKRLLAAKLEDAGQNPIDGEVENLYRLLTADDVTAGMRVDAEAALEQQGIDPEDLRSEFVSHQAVYTYLTEFRGASKGRSSENRVGSVRTTIQRLQSRLVAVVENNLAQLRDSGKLVLGEFNVLLDVQVLCEDCGASYPVTDLLERGGCDCESTTTEAEE encoded by the coding sequence ATGACCGAGAATTCCGATCCGACCCGTTCTAAGGTCGGACGACTCCTCAAGTCCCACGAGATGACCGCGGTGGGTCAGGAACTCGAAGATCGGTGGCTCGGTGACGGCTACGAAAGCCAGAGCCTCCGCTCGCTCGCGGACTGGTTCAACAAGCGGTTGCTCGCCGCGAAACTGGAGGATGCGGGTCAGAATCCGATCGACGGTGAGGTCGAAAACCTCTATCGGTTGCTCACGGCCGACGACGTCACCGCGGGAATGCGCGTGGACGCCGAGGCGGCACTCGAGCAGCAGGGCATCGACCCGGAGGACCTCCGATCGGAGTTCGTCTCTCACCAGGCGGTGTACACGTATCTCACCGAGTTCAGAGGCGCCTCGAAGGGGCGATCGTCGGAAAACCGAGTCGGGAGCGTCCGCACCACGATTCAGCGCCTCCAGAGCCGTCTCGTGGCCGTCGTGGAGAACAACCTCGCTCAGTTGCGAGACAGCGGGAAACTCGTACTCGGGGAGTTCAACGTGCTGTTAGACGTGCAGGTGCTCTGTGAGGATTGTGGAGCCAGTTACCCCGTCACGGACCTCCTCGAACGCGGCGGTTGTGACTGCGAGTCGACGACGACCGAGGCCGAAGAGTGA
- a CDS encoding CGCGG family rSAM-modified RiPP protein yields the protein MSTDVSDDSAPEVEDDEHDPAPVTERVHDNSWSANLEGPEHAANRSLLVEQAIDAVEHTTPGNHVNLVTHGAHGHPETYLYDALDDAYGDEVEWEYVDQCGCGGHVVRVRP from the coding sequence ATGAGTACAGACGTAAGCGACGATTCCGCACCGGAAGTCGAGGACGACGAGCACGACCCTGCCCCCGTGACCGAGCGAGTTCACGACAACTCGTGGTCGGCGAATCTCGAAGGGCCTGAACACGCGGCGAATCGAAGCCTACTCGTCGAACAGGCGATCGACGCCGTCGAACACACCACACCCGGAAACCACGTCAATCTGGTCACGCACGGCGCCCACGGGCATCCGGAGACGTACCTCTACGATGCACTCGACGACGCCTACGGTGACGAGGTGGAGTGGGAGTACGTCGATCAGTGCGGCTGCGGCGGCCACGTGGTCAGGGTGCGTCCCTGA
- a CDS encoding Rieske (2Fe-2S) protein has translation MSDGLVEVKPDDAFENGDREFVQVNGTEVGVLQVEDEYYALQNYCLHDGGPVCEGKTHRKLIGEFEEPGKRVERTYTDEECVISCPWHGWSYDIESGEHLGNDDIALPTYEVVVEDGVVYVGDPKGQ, from the coding sequence ATGAGCGACGGACTCGTCGAGGTCAAACCCGACGACGCGTTCGAGAACGGGGACCGCGAGTTCGTGCAAGTGAACGGTACGGAGGTCGGCGTCCTACAGGTCGAAGACGAGTACTACGCGCTGCAGAACTACTGCCTGCACGACGGCGGCCCGGTCTGTGAGGGGAAGACACATCGGAAACTGATCGGGGAGTTCGAAGAGCCCGGAAAGCGCGTTGAGCGCACTTACACGGACGAGGAGTGCGTTATCTCCTGTCCCTGGCACGGGTGGTCCTACGACATCGAGTCGGGCGAACACCTCGGCAACGACGACATCGCGCTGCCGACTTACGAGGTCGTCGTCGAGGACGGTGTCGTGTACGTCGGGGACCCGAAGGGTCAGTAG
- a CDS encoding TetR/AcrR family transcriptional regulator → MTDAPTDILHATHRALCEHGYAELTMQDIADETDLSKASIHYHYDCKHDLLVAFLDHLYERFEERIDDPDGETPAERLCTLVDSLMARQSDAPAFQTALLEIKAQSPYDDAFRKRLQRFDDAFTDAVREVVSEGVADGTFREDVDPDVVASFLTTFVNGAQTRHVGVGHPLDESAEAVHGYIGDRLLSDSRANVAVGSSEGVDVGGASE, encoded by the coding sequence ATGACCGACGCCCCAACCGACATCCTCCACGCGACGCATCGCGCGCTCTGCGAGCACGGGTATGCCGAGCTGACGATGCAGGACATCGCCGACGAGACGGACCTGAGCAAGGCCTCGATCCATTACCACTACGACTGCAAGCACGATCTCCTGGTGGCGTTCCTGGACCACCTCTACGAGCGGTTCGAAGAGCGAATCGACGACCCTGACGGCGAGACGCCGGCGGAGCGCCTCTGTACGCTCGTCGACTCGCTTATGGCGAGACAGTCGGACGCACCGGCGTTTCAGACGGCGCTGTTGGAGATCAAGGCCCAGTCCCCCTACGACGACGCGTTCCGCAAGCGACTGCAGCGATTCGACGACGCGTTCACCGACGCGGTTCGCGAGGTCGTCTCGGAGGGCGTCGCGGACGGGACCTTCAGGGAAGACGTCGATCCCGACGTCGTGGCGTCGTTCCTCACGACGTTCGTCAACGGAGCCCAGACGCGTCACGTCGGCGTCGGACACCCGCTCGACGAGTCAGCGGAGGCGGTTCACGGGTATATCGGCGATCGGCTTTTATCCGATTCGAGAGCGAACGTCGCCGTCGGTTCGAGCGAGGGCGTCGACGTCGGAGGCGCGTCCGAATGA